The Sulfurihydrogenibium subterraneum DSM 15120 genomic interval GTAAACTCATCTCTTCTAAAGATTTACCCATCTGTTTTGCCTTTTCTTCTATGTAATTAAATCTTTTTATCATTCTGTCTATTGATAGATGGAGAGCTTCTTCTGGGTCTATTTTCATAAATCTTGATAGATTTGTTATAGCGATTAAAATGTCTCCAAGCTCGTGGATTTTTTCATCTTGTTTTTTTGCTTCTTTTAATTCTTGAAGTTCTTCTTCTACTTTTTTCCATACTTGGTCTATATTTTCCCACTCAAAACCTACTTTTGCAGCTCTGTTTTGAACTTTAACAGCTCTGGTTAAAGCAGGCATTCTTTTTGGTATTCCCTCTAATATGGATTGTTTTTCTTTCTGTTTTATTTTATGCCACTGGTCTAAAACTTCTTCCTGAGTTTTTACCTGTGAGTCTCCAAAAACGTGTGGATGCCTTCTTATAAGTTTTTCTATAAGATTTTCTATTACTGTATTTATATCAAAGGCATTTTCATCTTTTTTAATCTGACTGTGGAATACAACCTGAAGCAAAACGTCTCCCAGTTCTTCAATCATTTTATTGTTATCGTTTTCTTCTATAGCTTCTAACAGTTCATAAGCTTCTTCTATAAGATTATTTTTTATCGATTTATTCGTTTGTTCTTTATCCCAAGGACACTCTCTCCTTAACCTCTCAACTATATCAACTAACTTTTGAAAGTTTTCTCCTTCTTTTCTACACTCCATAATCCTACACCTGATAAAAAGTAATTTTAACTATGATAGCAGAATATAAAGGAAAATATTAGATAAATGCGACTATATATAGATAGAATTTTAGCTTAAAATGTTGTATAAGTTCTATTAGTTAAAAATTTTATCATAAATTCAACCAACTATTTCATTTGCAATAAGCTCAGCTTGTTTTAGTACTGTTTCGGTTGCAAGCTCCTGCATATCAGGTGGATAACCGTACTGCCTTAAAGTTCTTTTTACTATAACTTTTAGTCTTGACCTTGCACTTTCTCTTATAGTCCAGTCTATAGTTGCGTTTTCTTTTACTTTTTTATATAAAACCGTAGCAAGTTCCCTAAGTTTTTCTTTTCCCATTAACTCCCTTGCACTTTTATTTTCTGCAACCGCACAGTAAAAAGCATACTCATATTCGGATAGTCCCATCTCTTTAGGCTCTTTATCACTTTCTTTTATTTCTTTTGCAAGATTTATAAGCTCATCTATAACTTCAGCCGCTGTGATTAGTTTGTTATTGTA includes:
- the mazG gene encoding nucleoside triphosphate pyrophosphohydrolase — protein: MECRKEGENFQKLVDIVERLRRECPWDKEQTNKSIKNNLIEEAYELLEAIEENDNNKMIEELGDVLLQVVFHSQIKKDENAFDINTVIENLIEKLIRRHPHVFGDSQVKTQEEVLDQWHKIKQKEKQSILEGIPKRMPALTRAVKVQNRAAKVGFEWENIDQVWKKVEEELQELKEAKKQDEKIHELGDILIAITNLSRFMKIDPEEALHLSIDRMIKRFNYIEEKAKQMGKSLEEMSLQEMDNLWNEAKKMGY